From a region of the Methylocystis hirsuta genome:
- a CDS encoding type II toxin-antitoxin system RelE/ParE family toxin, with protein MIESFRDDWLRAFFVDDVRSKKIPPDLESRLFRKLQMIDDATTDQDLRVPPSNHFEKLRGDLAAFHSIRVNKQWRLIFQWDGAKGEASGVYLDDHSY; from the coding sequence ATGATCGAAAGCTTTCGAGACGATTGGTTGCGCGCCTTCTTTGTCGACGACGTTCGCTCAAAGAAAATCCCGCCCGATCTCGAAAGCCGGCTGTTCCGAAAACTCCAGATGATCGACGATGCAACGACGGATCAGGATTTGCGTGTCCCGCCGAGCAATCACTTCGAGAAACTGCGCGGAGATCTGGCCGCCTTTCATTCAATCCGGGTGAACAAGCAGTGGCGACTCATCTTTCAATGGGACGGTGCCAAGGGTGAAGCATCCGGCGTCTATCTGGACGACCACAGTTACTAG
- a CDS encoding HigA family addiction module antitoxin — protein MLMTKRKPATVAEILVEEFMEPMGLTQAALAEAMGVQRKHVNELCNDRRNVTAATALILARVFGNSPDFWLNVQRRSDLWEAMHSPRERERIERAKPLKVVA, from the coding sequence ATGTTGATGACGAAGCGCAAGCCGGCGACCGTCGCGGAGATTCTGGTCGAAGAGTTCATGGAGCCGATGGGGCTGACCCAGGCCGCGCTGGCGGAGGCGATGGGCGTCCAGCGCAAGCATGTCAACGAACTGTGCAATGACCGCAGAAACGTGACTGCGGCGACCGCGCTTATTCTCGCCCGCGTATTCGGTAACAGCCCCGACTTTTGGCTGAACGTGCAGAGACGTAGCGATTTGTGGGAAGCGATGCACTCGCCCCGCGAACGCGAGCGGATCGAACGCGCGAAGCCGTTGAAGGTCGTCGCGTGA
- a CDS encoding PfkB family carbohydrate kinase, with the protein MPNSSLNRLYGRKIKTPEELRTILGPMPREKRAIMCHGVFDVVHPGHIRHLAYAKGKADILITSITADAHITKGLHRPHVPQELRALNLAALEMVDYVVVDVNATPLANLKLIQPDLFAKGYEYTTTGMRPKTAEEAEAVRAYGGEIVFTPGDIVYSSSKLIELEAPKLRFEKLQIIMERKGISFEDLRRAINALSAYRVHVVGDTIVDSYTNCVMIGGQTKTPTLSVLFESKTDYAGGAAIVAKHCRAAGANVSFCTVLGDDAYAEFVLNDLQRAGVDVSVVTERGRPTVNKNAIVVGGYRLLKVDTLDNNSITDVICNKMTDTVRNSGADAVIYADFRHGIFNRRTIPDFIEAIPANAYRVADSQVASRWGNITEFRGFDLITPNEREARFALGDQDSGIRPLASAIFDEAQCKLLILKLGQRGVLVCQSTDHESLDSFFVLDSFVETLVDPVGAGDALLAYSTLAMLATKDPTQATIIGLLAAACECECDGNAPIAPKQILKKLDAVEKQTNYVAP; encoded by the coding sequence ATGCCCAATAGCTCACTCAATCGACTCTATGGCCGCAAAATCAAGACGCCGGAAGAGTTGCGCACAATCCTCGGTCCTATGCCGCGCGAAAAGCGCGCAATAATGTGCCACGGCGTTTTCGATGTGGTGCATCCGGGCCACATTCGGCATCTCGCTTACGCCAAGGGCAAAGCCGACATTCTGATTACGAGCATAACAGCCGACGCGCACATCACTAAGGGGCTTCATCGGCCGCACGTGCCGCAGGAATTGCGAGCACTCAATCTCGCCGCTCTCGAGATGGTCGACTATGTGGTCGTGGACGTCAATGCGACGCCGCTCGCCAATCTGAAACTCATTCAGCCTGACCTCTTCGCAAAAGGATACGAATACACAACAACCGGGATGCGTCCGAAGACCGCGGAGGAAGCGGAAGCCGTGCGCGCCTATGGCGGCGAGATCGTCTTCACGCCCGGCGACATCGTTTATTCCTCTTCGAAGCTGATTGAACTCGAAGCGCCCAAGCTTCGCTTCGAAAAACTCCAAATCATCATGGAGAGAAAGGGAATTTCCTTCGAAGACCTGCGCCGCGCGATAAATGCGCTTTCCGCCTATCGCGTTCATGTGGTCGGCGACACGATCGTCGACAGCTACACCAATTGCGTCATGATCGGAGGCCAGACCAAGACCCCGACCTTGTCCGTTCTGTTCGAGTCGAAAACCGACTATGCCGGAGGAGCGGCGATCGTCGCGAAGCACTGCCGCGCCGCCGGAGCGAACGTTTCTTTTTGCACCGTGTTGGGCGATGACGCCTACGCCGAATTTGTTCTGAACGACCTTCAGCGGGCCGGCGTCGATGTCTCGGTCGTGACGGAGCGCGGTCGTCCCACGGTGAACAAGAACGCAATCGTCGTCGGCGGCTATCGCCTTTTGAAAGTCGACACGCTCGACAACAATTCAATTACGGACGTTATCTGCAACAAGATGACCGATACGGTGCGCAACAGCGGCGCTGATGCGGTTATCTATGCCGATTTCCGTCACGGTATCTTCAATCGCCGCACGATCCCCGATTTCATTGAGGCGATTCCGGCGAATGCGTATCGCGTCGCCGACAGCCAGGTCGCGAGCCGCTGGGGAAACATCACTGAATTTCGCGGTTTCGATCTGATTACGCCGAATGAGCGCGAGGCGCGATTTGCGCTGGGCGATCAGGACTCAGGCATTCGACCTCTGGCGTCCGCGATATTCGATGAGGCGCAATGTAAATTGCTGATCCTTAAGCTCGGGCAGCGCGGGGTGCTCGTCTGCCAAAGCACAGATCACGAATCGCTGGATAGCTTTTTCGTGCTCGACAGCTTTGTCGAGACTCTCGTCGACCCCGTCGGCGCCGGCGATGCGCTCCTCGCATATTCGACGCTCGCCATGCTCGCCACGAAGGATCCGACGCAGGCGACCATCATCGGTCTGCTCGCGGCTGCTTGCGAGTGCGAATGCGACGGCAACGCGCCTATCGCGCCCAAGCAAATTTTGAAAAAGCTGGATGCGGTGGAAAAACAAACGAATTACGTAGCGCCATGA
- a CDS encoding TetR/AcrR family transcriptional regulator: MSDAETIGRPNQKARTRKDLLQAAARLAKQGRTPTLEEIAEAALVSRATAYRYFPNVEALLLEAAVDIAMPAPETLFRDDASVDPVARLQRVETALHNMMLENEPLLRAMLASAIQRDMQADESGGVPKRQNRRTPLIEAAIAPARDQFRPKARKLLQNALALIIGPEAMIVAKDVLQLDHAEARKMQRWAIRALVEAAKRTDGDE, translated from the coding sequence GTGTCGGACGCAGAAACGATCGGGCGTCCGAACCAGAAGGCGCGCACGCGCAAGGACCTTCTCCAGGCCGCGGCCCGGCTCGCGAAGCAGGGGCGGACGCCGACCCTCGAGGAGATCGCCGAAGCGGCGCTGGTTTCACGGGCGACCGCCTACCGCTATTTTCCGAACGTCGAGGCGCTCCTGCTCGAGGCCGCAGTGGACATCGCCATGCCCGCGCCCGAGACGCTGTTCCGGGACGACGCCTCGGTGGACCCTGTCGCGCGTCTGCAACGCGTCGAGACTGCGCTTCACAACATGATGCTCGAAAATGAGCCGCTGCTGCGCGCCATGCTCGCGAGCGCCATTCAGCGCGACATGCAGGCGGATGAGAGCGGTGGGGTGCCGAAGCGCCAGAACCGGCGCACGCCGCTGATCGAAGCGGCGATCGCGCCGGCGCGCGATCAGTTCCGGCCCAAGGCGCGAAAGCTGCTGCAAAACGCCCTGGCGCTGATCATCGGGCCAGAGGCGATGATCGTCGCGAAGGACGTTCTGCAGCTCGACCACGCCGAGGCGCGCAAGATGCAGCGATGGGCCATTCGCGCGCTCGTCGAAGCGGCGAAGCGGACGGACGGGGACGAGTGA
- a CDS encoding SIS domain-containing protein has product MEQVREVAGLLDAGVVERLAQELSQLRERDGRLFLLGVGGSAGNCGHAANDFRKLCGIEAYAPTDNVSELTARANDEGWDTIFTGWLEVSRLSSGDAILVFSVGGGNAARNVSVNLVKAIDLAKQRGARVFAIVGRADGHASAHGDVVVVIPQVDAGRVTPLSEAFQAIVWHCLVSHPALQSRGTKW; this is encoded by the coding sequence ATGGAGCAGGTACGAGAGGTTGCAGGACTTCTTGACGCCGGCGTGGTCGAGCGGCTCGCTCAGGAGTTGAGTCAATTGCGTGAGCGCGATGGACGGTTGTTTTTATTGGGTGTCGGAGGCAGCGCGGGAAATTGTGGTCATGCGGCGAATGATTTTCGAAAATTGTGCGGGATCGAAGCCTATGCGCCGACGGACAATGTTTCGGAGCTGACGGCTCGGGCGAATGATGAGGGATGGGATACGATTTTCACAGGATGGCTTGAGGTCAGCCGGCTTTCCAGCGGCGACGCAATCCTTGTCTTTTCAGTGGGTGGCGGGAACGCGGCCCGCAATGTCAGCGTCAATCTTGTGAAGGCCATCGATCTTGCAAAGCAGCGTGGCGCCCGCGTTTTTGCGATCGTGGGTCGCGCCGACGGCCACGCCAGCGCCCATGGCGACGTGGTGGTCGTGATTCCGCAGGTCGACGCCGGCCGCGTGACGCCGCTTTCCGAAGCGTTTCAGGCGATCGTCTGGCATTGCCTCGTGTCTCATCCAGCTCTCCAGTCGCGTGGGACGAAGTGGTAG
- a CDS encoding transaldolase: MSKIFIKLFADGADLGEMISMYRDPRIVGFTTNPTLMRQAGVADYEKFARKVLAAIPDRPVSFEVFADDFSEMARQARVIAGWGPNVNVKIPVVNTKGEFTGPILSALSSEGVTLNVTAIMTVEQVRDVAAALAPETPAIISVFAGRIADTGVDPVPHMKACRAALASRPRAELLWASPRELLNVFHAQEAGCHIITATPGILSKLELVGKDLTQFSLETVQMFYRDATASGFEIDVAQRQSTADVGGVNNIREDVR, translated from the coding sequence ATGTCGAAAATTTTCATTAAACTCTTTGCCGACGGCGCCGATCTTGGCGAAATGATCTCCATGTATCGCGATCCGAGGATCGTCGGCTTCACGACGAATCCAACGCTGATGCGCCAAGCCGGCGTGGCCGATTACGAAAAATTCGCGCGCAAGGTGCTCGCGGCGATTCCGGATCGTCCCGTCTCCTTCGAAGTATTCGCCGACGACTTCTCCGAGATGGCGCGCCAAGCGCGCGTCATTGCCGGTTGGGGCCCAAACGTCAACGTGAAGATTCCGGTTGTTAATACGAAGGGCGAGTTTACCGGCCCTATTCTGAGCGCGCTATCTAGCGAAGGCGTGACGCTCAACGTCACCGCGATCATGACCGTGGAGCAGGTTCGCGACGTCGCCGCGGCGCTCGCGCCCGAAACGCCGGCGATTATTTCGGTCTTTGCCGGGAGAATCGCCGACACCGGCGTTGATCCTGTTCCTCACATGAAGGCCTGCCGCGCGGCGCTTGCGTCGCGCCCGCGAGCGGAGCTGCTTTGGGCCAGCCCGCGCGAATTGCTAAACGTTTTTCACGCGCAGGAGGCGGGTTGCCATATCATCACCGCCACGCCCGGCATTCTTTCCAAGCTAGAGCTGGTTGGAAAGGATCTCACGCAGTTTTCTCTCGAGACGGTGCAAATGTTCTATCGCGACGCGACGGCTTCGGGATTCGAAATCGACGTCGCCCAGCGACAATCGACCGCCGACGTCGGCGGCGTAAACAACATACGCGAGGATGTTCGATGA
- a CDS encoding Gfo/Idh/MocA family protein, whose product MRVIVVGLGVQGHKRRAFAGEDLVATVDPYNAAADYREIKDVPLDSFDAALCCIPDEPKFEILEYLLANGKHALVEKPLWTRTASEIDELGRLARAANVVCYTAYNHRFEPHFVRMRELIASGELGRIYSCRMFYGNGTARLVRNSEWRDSGAGVLPDLGSHLLDTCRFWFGDIDASFKLVAVNCFENKSPDHVIIGNEDGACRIELEMTLLSWRNHFACDIFAENGSAHIESLCKWGPSTFTMRRRILPSGRPPEQAVTLVQDDPTWKVEYEHFKGMCQSRAKTDLSNDIWLRDVLAQLEEVVLEQLRRRRRQDA is encoded by the coding sequence ATGAGAGTGATCGTTGTCGGCCTCGGGGTGCAGGGACATAAAAGGCGTGCGTTCGCCGGCGAAGATCTCGTCGCGACTGTCGACCCCTACAATGCCGCCGCGGACTATCGAGAAATAAAAGACGTTCCGCTCGATAGCTTCGATGCGGCGCTGTGCTGCATACCCGATGAGCCGAAATTCGAAATTCTTGAATACCTGCTGGCGAATGGAAAGCACGCGCTGGTCGAAAAGCCGCTATGGACGCGTACGGCCTCGGAAATTGACGAACTCGGGCGCCTCGCGCGCGCCGCGAACGTCGTTTGCTACACGGCCTACAATCATCGCTTCGAACCGCATTTCGTGCGCATGCGCGAACTCATTGCGTCGGGCGAACTGGGGCGGATCTATTCCTGTCGCATGTTCTACGGCAATGGAACGGCGCGCCTCGTGCGAAATTCGGAATGGCGCGATAGCGGGGCCGGCGTGCTTCCGGATCTTGGCTCGCACCTTCTGGACACATGCCGTTTCTGGTTCGGCGACATCGATGCGAGTTTCAAACTGGTCGCCGTCAACTGCTTTGAGAACAAGTCGCCCGATCACGTCATTATCGGCAATGAAGACGGCGCATGTCGCATCGAGCTCGAAATGACGCTGCTCTCATGGCGCAATCACTTCGCTTGCGATATCTTTGCGGAAAACGGCAGCGCTCACATTGAATCGCTGTGCAAATGGGGTCCGTCAACTTTTACGATGCGACGGCGAATTCTTCCGTCGGGGCGCCCGCCGGAGCAGGCGGTCACGCTCGTGCAGGACGATCCGACTTGGAAGGTCGAATACGAGCATTTCAAGGGCATGTGCCAATCTCGAGCAAAGACCGACCTCTCAAACGACATATGGCTGCGAGACGTGTTGGCGCAACTCGAGGAAGTGGTTCTCGAACAATTGCGGCGACGCCGCAGGCAAGACGCATGA
- a CDS encoding NAD-dependent epimerase/dehydratase family protein: MNGKPIAVVTGGAGFIGSHMVDLLLDRGFCVRVIDDLSGGREANLAHHAQNSDLACHWKDIRTLAPGDPIFSDCRYVFHFAGIGDIVPSIERPIEYMDINVQGTVRTLECARAAKVKKFVYAASSSCYGLAATPTREDHPIAPQYPYALSKYQGEQAVFHWGNVYRLPVNSICIFNAYGLRVRTTGAYGAVFGVFFRQKLAGKPYTVVGDGSQSRDFIYATDVAEAFLAAAETDIVGERFNVGAGAPKSINQLVSLLGGDVVYVPKRPGEPDCTWADITKISTLLDWRPKVPFEEGAPRMMQQIHLWKDAPLWDPESIAKATKTWFEFLGGDAARI; this comes from the coding sequence ATGAACGGCAAACCTATTGCTGTGGTGACAGGCGGCGCGGGCTTCATCGGGAGCCATATGGTCGACCTGCTGCTGGATCGCGGATTTTGCGTTCGTGTGATCGACGACTTGTCGGGCGGGCGCGAAGCGAATCTTGCGCATCATGCGCAGAACTCGGACCTCGCCTGTCATTGGAAGGATATACGCACGCTGGCGCCCGGTGATCCGATCTTCTCGGATTGCCGCTATGTTTTTCATTTTGCAGGCATTGGCGACATCGTTCCATCAATCGAGCGCCCGATCGAATACATGGACATCAATGTCCAGGGAACGGTCCGTACGCTCGAATGCGCGCGCGCCGCAAAGGTGAAAAAATTCGTCTATGCGGCATCTTCATCCTGCTATGGCCTCGCCGCGACGCCGACGCGCGAGGATCACCCGATCGCGCCGCAATATCCTTACGCTCTCTCAAAATATCAGGGCGAGCAAGCGGTGTTTCACTGGGGAAACGTCTACCGGCTCCCTGTCAATTCGATTTGCATATTTAACGCGTACGGCCTACGCGTGCGCACCACGGGCGCATATGGCGCCGTCTTTGGCGTCTTCTTTCGCCAGAAACTCGCGGGTAAGCCGTACACTGTGGTCGGCGACGGGTCGCAATCACGCGACTTCATTTACGCAACGGATGTGGCCGAAGCGTTTCTTGCCGCCGCCGAAACGGATATCGTCGGCGAGCGCTTTAATGTTGGCGCCGGCGCTCCGAAATCAATCAATCAACTCGTGTCCCTGCTCGGCGGCGACGTGGTCTATGTGCCTAAGCGGCCGGGCGAGCCCGATTGCACCTGGGCGGACATAACGAAGATTTCTACGCTTCTCGATTGGCGGCCGAAAGTTCCGTTTGAAGAGGGGGCGCCGAGGATGATGCAGCAGATACATCTTTGGAAGGACGCTCCGCTTTGGGATCCCGAGTCGATCGCAAAGGCGACGAAGACGTGGTTCGAATTTCTTGGAGGCGACGCGGCTCGGATATGA
- a CDS encoding D-glycero-alpha-D-manno-heptose-1,7-bisphosphate 7-phosphatase — MDRDGVLVVPQFREGRSFAPTTLAEFAIYPDAPSCVARLKEAGFFTVVVSNQPDVGAGRTAREIVDEMSLRLRHAMPLDAIKICCHTSQCACRKPQPGMLLEAARELKLDLKESFMVGDRGSDIEAGAAAGCRTVFIDLGYTAEPPPERPNKIVGSFREAADWILSLPQEDS, encoded by the coding sequence TTGGATCGCGACGGCGTTCTCGTGGTGCCGCAGTTTCGCGAAGGTCGCAGTTTCGCACCGACGACTCTCGCGGAATTCGCGATTTATCCGGACGCGCCGAGTTGCGTTGCGAGGTTGAAGGAAGCGGGCTTCTTCACCGTCGTCGTTTCAAACCAGCCAGATGTGGGGGCGGGCCGAACTGCGCGTGAGATCGTCGATGAAATGAGCCTCCGACTTCGCCACGCAATGCCTCTGGATGCGATAAAGATCTGCTGCCATACGAGCCAGTGCGCCTGCCGCAAGCCGCAGCCTGGAATGTTGTTGGAAGCTGCGCGCGAACTCAAGCTCGATCTCAAGGAGAGCTTCATGGTAGGCGATCGAGGGAGCGACATAGAAGCCGGCGCTGCGGCTGGGTGCCGCACCGTGTTCATAGATCTTGGCTATACGGCGGAACCGCCCCCCGAACGCCCGAATAAAATTGTCGGCTCGTTCCGCGAGGCCGCCGACTGGATCCTATCATTGCCACAAGAAGACAGCTGA
- a CDS encoding nucleotide sugar dehydrogenase produces MTSTIKHASDIIVGFAGMTHLGIVSAASVAAKGFKTIGYDSDSQLVGRLSAGQPPIEEPDLDELLRANGARQAFTNDLSRLAECDIVYISYDVPTDDRGQSDLSPIVGIIEAVAKALRPDGILVILCQVPPGFTRGVRAVPPERLYYQVETLVFGRAMARALHPERTIIGCADPDAPLEPRYEALLSAFGCPLIPMSYESAELCKIAINCCLVSSISVANTLAELCENIGAEWSEIVPALKLDARIGPSAYLSPGLGIAGGNLERDLATVIALSERFETDAGIVRAWIDNSRRRRDWVRRTIMTALLREKPEATIAVWGLAYKENTHSVKNSPSVATIMGLPETRFVAHDPVVRASAISHARLTGVDSPLAALEGADALMILTPWPAYRRVGVEEIARTMRGRIVIDPYRLLDPRAAAAAGLDYYTLGSRHNPSAGIL; encoded by the coding sequence ATGACTTCCACAATCAAGCACGCTTCGGATATTATCGTCGGCTTCGCCGGCATGACCCACCTTGGGATCGTCTCCGCGGCCTCCGTCGCGGCGAAAGGTTTTAAGACGATCGGCTATGATTCCGATTCTCAACTTGTCGGGCGGCTTTCGGCGGGCCAGCCTCCGATCGAGGAGCCGGATCTGGATGAGCTCCTGCGCGCCAATGGCGCTCGGCAAGCCTTCACCAACGATCTTTCGCGGCTCGCGGAATGCGACATCGTCTATATTTCATACGACGTGCCGACCGACGATAGGGGCCAGAGCGATCTTAGCCCGATCGTCGGCATTATCGAGGCGGTGGCGAAGGCGTTACGCCCCGATGGGATTCTCGTAATTCTGTGTCAGGTTCCGCCGGGTTTTACGCGGGGCGTGCGCGCGGTTCCGCCGGAGCGGCTTTACTATCAGGTCGAAACGCTCGTGTTTGGCCGCGCCATGGCGCGCGCGCTGCATCCGGAGCGAACGATTATCGGATGCGCGGATCCCGATGCGCCGCTGGAGCCGCGCTACGAGGCGTTGCTCTCTGCATTCGGATGTCCGTTGATCCCGATGAGTTACGAGAGCGCCGAACTTTGCAAGATCGCGATTAACTGCTGCCTGGTGTCTTCGATCAGCGTCGCCAACACGCTGGCGGAACTTTGTGAAAATATAGGGGCCGAGTGGTCCGAGATCGTTCCCGCGTTGAAGCTCGACGCCCGCATCGGCCCAAGCGCCTATCTCTCGCCGGGATTGGGGATCGCAGGCGGGAATCTCGAACGTGACCTTGCGACGGTCATTGCTTTGTCCGAGCGTTTCGAAACGGACGCGGGCATCGTCCGCGCATGGATCGATAACAGCCGGCGGCGCCGCGACTGGGTGCGTCGCACGATCATGACCGCTCTGCTTCGTGAAAAGCCCGAGGCGACGATCGCCGTTTGGGGCCTCGCCTACAAGGAGAACACGCATTCAGTCAAAAATTCGCCGTCCGTCGCGACGATCATGGGTCTGCCAGAAACGCGATTCGTCGCGCATGATCCTGTGGTGCGCGCAAGCGCAATTTCTCACGCGCGACTGACGGGCGTCGACTCGCCGCTCGCGGCGCTAGAAGGCGCCGACGCCTTGATGATCTTGACGCCCTGGCCTGCTTATCGTCGAGTTGGAGTTGAGGAAATAGCTCGGACGATGCGGGGTCGCATTGTAATTGATCCCTATCGCCTACTCGATCCACGCGCCGCTGCGGCGGCCGGCCTCGATTACTACACGCTCGGGTCTCGCCATAACCCGAGCGCGGGAATCCTCTAA
- a CDS encoding NAD-dependent epimerase/dehydratase family protein codes for MTRLFERVFVTGGAGYCGSRLVPQLLRSGYKVTVYDVMYFGCEFLPKDDPNLTVVQGDIRDRAKLAAAVAGHDAFLSLACISNDASFELDERLSTSVNLEAFEPMVLTAKNAGVKRFIYASSSSVYGVSDQPEVTEDHPLVPLTLYNKYKGMCEPLLNRHLDDGFTGVTFRPATVCGYAPRQRLDLSVNILTNHAVNKNRITVFGGSQLRPNLHIQDYVDAVEMFLEAPAEKIQGEIFNVGYQNLSLMQIAELVRKVVLEEYPERGDLEIVTTPSDDLRSYHINSGKIARALGFQPRRTIEDAVRELCVAFRENRLPNSFDDDSYFNVKRLQRLKAA; via the coding sequence ATGACGCGACTGTTCGAACGAGTTTTCGTTACGGGCGGGGCCGGCTATTGCGGGAGCCGCCTCGTTCCACAGCTCCTTCGCTCTGGTTACAAGGTGACCGTGTATGACGTAATGTATTTCGGTTGCGAATTCCTACCGAAAGACGACCCAAACCTGACAGTGGTTCAGGGCGACATACGCGACAGAGCAAAGCTCGCCGCTGCGGTCGCCGGCCACGATGCTTTCTTGAGCCTCGCCTGCATCTCCAATGACGCCAGCTTCGAACTCGATGAACGGCTCTCGACCTCGGTGAATTTGGAGGCCTTCGAGCCAATGGTGCTCACGGCCAAGAACGCGGGCGTCAAGCGCTTCATCTATGCGTCTTCGTCTTCGGTTTATGGCGTTTCCGACCAACCCGAGGTGACGGAAGACCATCCGCTCGTGCCCCTGACGCTCTACAACAAATACAAGGGAATGTGCGAGCCGCTGCTCAACAGACACCTAGATGACGGTTTCACGGGCGTCACCTTCCGTCCGGCGACCGTGTGCGGCTACGCGCCGCGCCAGCGATTGGATCTCTCCGTAAACATTCTCACCAATCACGCCGTGAACAAGAACAGGATCACGGTTTTCGGCGGCTCACAATTACGACCAAACCTGCATATTCAGGATTATGTCGACGCGGTGGAGATGTTTCTCGAGGCGCCGGCGGAAAAGATCCAAGGCGAGATCTTCAACGTCGGATATCAAAATCTCTCTCTGATGCAAATCGCCGAACTGGTTCGCAAGGTCGTGCTCGAAGAATATCCCGAACGAGGCGATCTCGAAATCGTGACGACGCCGAGCGACGATCTGCGCTCGTATCACATCAATTCGGGCAAGATCGCGCGCGCGCTGGGCTTTCAGCCGCGGCGCACGATCGAGGACGCCGTGCGCGAACTCTGCGTCGCCTTCCGAGAAAATCGCTTGCCGAACAGTTTCGACGACGACTCCTATTTCAACGTCAAGCGGCTGCAAAGATTGAAAGCAGCATGA
- a CDS encoding NAD(P)/FAD-dependent oxidoreductase, producing MSGANIDVVIAGAGVVGLAVARALGETGYKVLVTESAPTIGSGVSSRNSEVIHAGLYYPPDSLKARLCRRGAELLYRYCLDRRVGFRRLGKLIVATQPDQKAKLDQIASNALASGVRDLIRLEAAEARKLEPSLACYGAILSPSTGIVDSHGLMLALQGDAEESGATFAFNAKVVGGAVTQSGITLHIRDRASDDVSSLETRAFVNAAGLGATTLSRAIDGFPPSMTPQLYLARGCYFTLSGRAPFSRLIYPVPVDGALGVHLTLDLAGQARFGPDIEWIDEIDYNVDPRRDEAFYDEIRRYWPALLDGVLLPGYAGVRPKISGRGKPAADFRVDGPRQHGVDGLVNLFGIESPGLTASLALAELVRDRLGETP from the coding sequence ATGAGCGGTGCGAATATTGACGTTGTCATAGCGGGCGCCGGCGTTGTCGGTCTCGCCGTGGCCCGCGCGCTCGGCGAGACGGGATACAAAGTTCTGGTCACCGAAAGCGCTCCGACGATTGGTTCGGGCGTCAGCTCACGCAATTCCGAAGTCATTCACGCTGGTCTGTACTATCCGCCCGACAGTCTGAAGGCGCGACTATGTCGGCGAGGCGCCGAGTTGCTCTACCGATATTGCCTCGATCGCCGCGTTGGATTCCGGCGGCTCGGAAAGCTGATCGTGGCGACGCAGCCCGATCAGAAGGCCAAACTCGATCAGATCGCTTCGAACGCGCTCGCGAGCGGCGTTCGAGACCTCATTCGCCTCGAAGCGGCGGAGGCGCGCAAGCTCGAGCCGAGCCTTGCCTGTTACGGCGCGATCCTGTCTCCGTCGACCGGCATTGTCGACAGTCATGGGTTGATGTTGGCGCTGCAGGGCGACGCTGAAGAGTCCGGCGCGACCTTCGCTTTCAACGCCAAAGTCGTGGGCGGCGCGGTGACGCAAAGCGGGATTACGCTCCATATTCGCGACCGCGCCAGCGACGACGTCTCCTCGCTTGAGACGAGGGCTTTCGTGAACGCCGCCGGGCTCGGCGCGACGACGCTCTCCCGAGCCATCGACGGATTTCCGCCCTCCATGACGCCGCAGCTTTATCTCGCGCGCGGTTGCTATTTCACGCTCTCCGGGCGTGCGCCTTTTTCCAGGCTCATCTATCCCGTTCCTGTGGACGGCGCTCTCGGCGTTCATCTTACGCTCGACCTCGCCGGACAGGCGCGGTTTGGCCCAGATATCGAATGGATCGATGAAATCGATTACAACGTGGACCCGCGGCGCGACGAGGCCTTCTATGACGAAATTCGTCGCTACTGGCCCGCCCTTTTAGACGGCGTCCTGCTTCCCGGCTACGCCGGCGTTCGACCGAAAATCTCGGGGCGCGGGAAACCTGCCGCAGATTTTCGCGTCGACGGGCCACGCCAACACGGCGTCGACGGCCTCGTCAATCTGTTCGGAATTGAAAGCCCGGGACTGACGGCCTCACTCGCTCTCGCCGAGCTGGTCCGCGATCGCCTCGGTGAGACGCCTTGA